One genomic region from Desulfomonilaceae bacterium encodes:
- a CDS encoding 4Fe-4S dicluster domain-containing protein encodes MRGTPMPRYGIAIDSTKCVGCHSCRVACQNQNGLESNETFNWIKNKNRGQYPSFDKEFIPLQCNHCENAPCQRVCPTGATYTSPEGVVLVNPKTCVGCKYCMEACPYKMRIIDHQRGIVEKCRFCIELVREGGTPACVTTCPTQVRIFGDLDDPKSDISKFIAETGAQPLRPDLGTIPKIFYKRS; translated from the coding sequence ATGCGAGGAACCCCTATGCCACGTTACGGAATAGCAATTGATAGTACAAAATGCGTTGGATGTCATTCATGCAGGGTCGCGTGCCAAAATCAGAATGGCCTCGAATCGAATGAGACGTTCAATTGGATCAAGAACAAAAACAGAGGTCAATATCCATCGTTCGACAAGGAATTCATCCCTTTACAGTGCAATCACTGTGAGAACGCCCCGTGTCAGCGGGTTTGTCCAACGGGAGCTACTTACACATCTCCGGAGGGAGTAGTTTTGGTCAACCCCAAAACGTGCGTCGGCTGTAAATATTGTATGGAAGCCTGTCCCTACAAGATGAGGATCATTGATCATCAACGAGGAATAGTAGAAAAATGCCGGTTCTGTATTGAACTTGTAAGAGAGGGAGGAACACCGGCTTGTGTGACCACTTGTCCTACTCAAGTCCGTATCTTTGGGGATTTAGATGACCCAAAGAGCGATATATCCAAATTCATCGCTGAGACCGGAGCCCAACCTTTGAGACCTGATTTGGGCACGATACCGAAAATATTCTATAAAAGGAGCTGA
- the thiE gene encoding thiamine phosphate synthase, which translates to MTNVDSWDVYLVTDTALSRGRTNLQIVEAAVDGGISVVQLREKNLSVGDFISEAVKIKDFLAQHDIPMIINDSLDVALAVDADGVHLGQTDLPIKIARKMLGPDKIIGWSVNDLSDLTEEAQDLVDYFAISPVFFTSTKEDISRPWGTEGVRAARSVTSACLVGIGGIGFDNASEVVLAGLNCVAVVSAIVSADDPMASTMSLVEKVRGAKRAQAKTIIRKVNF; encoded by the coding sequence ATGACGAACGTTGACTCCTGGGATGTGTACCTCGTCACTGATACAGCCCTGTCTCGAGGCAGGACTAATCTTCAAATTGTTGAAGCGGCAGTTGATGGGGGCATATCGGTTGTCCAGCTTAGAGAGAAAAACCTGAGCGTTGGAGATTTCATTTCTGAAGCTGTCAAAATCAAGGATTTCCTGGCGCAGCACGATATCCCCATGATTATCAATGACAGTCTGGATGTGGCCCTCGCTGTTGACGCCGACGGAGTCCACCTTGGCCAAACCGATTTACCAATAAAAATTGCCAGAAAAATGCTTGGACCAGATAAAATAATAGGCTGGTCTGTAAATGATTTATCTGACCTCACAGAAGAAGCTCAGGATTTGGTTGATTATTTCGCTATTAGCCCAGTTTTCTTCACATCCACTAAAGAAGACATCTCAAGACCTTGGGGAACAGAGGGGGTGCGAGCGGCGCGATCGGTAACATCAGCCTGCCTTGTTGGAATAGGGGGCATTGGATTCGATAACGCGTCTGAAGTTGTCCTTGCGGGATTAAATTGCGTCGCAGTAGTTAGCGCAATAGTTTCGGCCGATGATCCCATGGCCTCTACAATGAGTCTGGTAGAAAAAGTCAGGGGTGCGAAGCGAGCGCAAGCAAAAACCATAATCAGGAAAGTCAACTTTTGA
- a CDS encoding radical SAM/SPASM domain-containing protein, with translation MAETRITSNVTGLDKFKMVGSIFSTALKVLRDPGNVAIRRRKGLNINDDLFNFVKLSFLEYTVLRFRRMVRFGDKTILDSTFPPYPSEAFNKRLKNYVNNLDMTEMPSGIVSISTTNCCPYSCPFCSTNARRVTKTDLDEELLKKTITAVEATGVPMIILHGGEPMYRYDRFLRLVKHVSPETCLWMFTTGYGVTDDRASELKDNGLFGAWVSLDHFNPEVHNGFRGTPKAFDNACRAVESFQKAGVYTCLSLVPPEDLLEPENFKKYYDFAKDLGVAEIRLMEKKPSGREACRGVLAHSTVLANLQKELYADPRYVDHPPISGLSTWLEKDQALGCQCRFEYLFITSTGDVQPCEVSEVTFGNIKDEPFSEIYNRISRVFEHCSTGCIPMVMYPEIREYQKNRAQMSYDEKIDNAAKIIRGFEQRGSIPGSYRPLWSYYKKRLKLYENRQFCNGDAKSSTRT, from the coding sequence ATGGCGGAAACGAGAATTACCTCAAATGTGACTGGTCTCGACAAGTTTAAAATGGTTGGGAGCATCTTTTCCACAGCGTTGAAAGTTCTTAGGGACCCTGGGAACGTGGCGATTAGACGGCGAAAGGGCCTTAATATCAATGACGACTTGTTTAACTTCGTTAAACTGTCTTTCCTGGAGTACACTGTTCTTCGATTTAGAAGAATGGTGAGGTTTGGGGACAAAACCATTCTTGACAGCACATTCCCTCCATATCCATCAGAGGCCTTCAACAAACGTCTCAAGAATTACGTTAACAACCTCGACATGACTGAAATGCCCTCTGGAATCGTCTCAATATCTACCACCAATTGTTGTCCTTATTCTTGTCCCTTTTGCTCGACCAACGCTCGTAGAGTCACAAAGACGGATCTTGATGAAGAACTACTGAAGAAAACCATCACAGCGGTGGAGGCGACCGGCGTCCCCATGATAATTCTGCACGGTGGCGAGCCCATGTATAGATATGACCGTTTTCTGAGACTGGTCAAGCATGTGAGCCCGGAAACATGTCTGTGGATGTTTACAACAGGTTACGGTGTGACGGATGATCGAGCTAGTGAGTTAAAAGACAATGGATTGTTTGGAGCCTGGGTGAGTCTCGATCATTTCAACCCTGAAGTTCATAATGGATTCAGAGGGACGCCCAAAGCCTTTGATAACGCCTGCAGGGCAGTAGAATCTTTTCAGAAGGCAGGTGTGTACACCTGTCTTTCGCTAGTGCCTCCCGAGGATCTTTTGGAACCCGAAAATTTTAAGAAATATTATGATTTTGCAAAGGATCTAGGTGTAGCGGAAATCCGTTTGATGGAGAAAAAGCCTTCTGGAAGAGAAGCATGCCGGGGAGTTTTGGCGCACAGCACAGTTCTTGCCAATCTTCAAAAAGAGCTTTACGCGGATCCAAGATATGTCGACCACCCCCCGATAAGCGGCCTATCCACCTGGCTCGAAAAGGACCAGGCTCTTGGATGTCAATGCAGGTTTGAATATCTTTTTATTACATCCACAGGAGATGTTCAACCCTGCGAAGTAAGTGAAGTTACTTTTGGGAACATCAAAGACGAACCGTTTTCTGAGATTTACAATAGAATTTCCAGGGTATTTGAACATTGTTCAACTGGCTGCATTCCGATGGTGATGTATCCTGAAATTCGGGAATATCAAAAGAACAGGGCTCAGATGTCTTATGATGAGAAAATTGACAACGCGGCGAAAATAATCCGTGGTTTTGAGCAGAGAGGTTCAATTCCGGGCTCATATAGACCACTGTGGTCATATTATAAAAAGCGTCTAAAATTGTATGAGAATCGCCAATTTTGCAATGGTGACGCCAAGAGTTCTACACGGACGTGA
- the nrfD gene encoding NrfD/PsrC family molybdoenzyme membrane anchor subunit — translation MQESAWGWLIITYLFLAGAGSGAFLAAVACDLLAPDWSKALARAGSLVSGPLVAIGTICLVLDLEAGLWEPWRQIYMVDNLRSMIAWGVIILSIFIPIALLYAAALNEISFIGKFANKYVRILEIGGSVFAVATATYTGVLIAVVNGVPFWNTPMMPVLFLASAISTGLAAAMILAAIIDAKTINTLSNFALGHVIFLSVEALFLMLLVFMSLTRSTEAAISATMLISGILSPYFWGLVVILGIVIPFILSIIEYLEYGQMPKALVVGADLLVLIGGMSLRALIIFSGTPPQII, via the coding sequence ATGCAAGAAAGCGCTTGGGGTTGGCTGATCATAACTTATCTGTTCCTTGCTGGAGCTGGATCTGGGGCATTCCTGGCCGCGGTAGCGTGTGATCTTTTGGCGCCGGACTGGTCAAAAGCTTTGGCTAGGGCTGGTTCTCTAGTCTCTGGCCCATTGGTAGCTATAGGCACGATTTGTCTTGTGCTCGATCTGGAAGCCGGTTTGTGGGAACCTTGGCGACAAATCTACATGGTGGATAATTTAAGAAGCATGATTGCTTGGGGTGTCATTATCCTTTCGATATTTATACCTATTGCGCTGCTATACGCGGCCGCTTTAAACGAGATTAGTTTCATAGGAAAGTTTGCTAATAAATATGTCAGGATCCTGGAAATTGGTGGAAGTGTGTTCGCTGTAGCCACTGCCACATATACTGGGGTTCTAATTGCGGTGGTTAATGGAGTCCCGTTCTGGAACACTCCGATGATGCCTGTGCTGTTCCTGGCCTCCGCAATATCAACCGGGCTGGCGGCGGCAATGATCTTGGCGGCCATAATTGACGCAAAGACTATCAACACTTTGTCCAACTTTGCTCTAGGCCATGTAATATTCCTGTCTGTCGAGGCCCTGTTCTTGATGCTCCTGGTATTCATGTCTTTGACTAGATCAACTGAAGCGGCTATTTCGGCCACGATGTTGATATCGGGAATACTGAGCCCGTACTTCTGGGGCCTGGTTGTGATTCTCGGCATAGTTATTCCCTTTATATTGAGCATCATTGAATACCTGGAATACGGACAAATGCCAAAAGCATTGGTTGTCGGAGCGGACCTTCTCGTACTTATCGGGGGTATGAGCTTGAGAGCGCTCATCATTTTCTCCGGCACTCCTCCGCAGATTATTTGA
- a CDS encoding YeeE/YedE thiosulfate transporter family protein, which yields MTGPLYLNEVIGFHASLFVAVGIGFLFGFVLERAGFGDSRNLTAIFYFRDMRVLRVMFSALVTAMIGLVILNWLGLFDYSMLLDYSLLKTYFWPQLVGGVLFGLGFLVGGYCPGTAVVGFVSGKIDSVVFLIGMAIGIDIFAFGMPLWGSFYKSSDMGRITLWQYFGTSMETMAIIITVAALGAFVLAWLAEKWAPYDK from the coding sequence ATGACTGGTCCCCTTTACCTCAATGAAGTCATAGGCTTTCATGCCAGCCTCTTTGTAGCGGTAGGCATCGGTTTTTTGTTCGGATTTGTTCTTGAGAGAGCTGGATTCGGCGATTCGCGCAATCTCACGGCCATATTCTATTTCAGGGACATGCGCGTTCTGCGGGTGATGTTTTCTGCGCTAGTAACGGCTATGATCGGGTTGGTGATTCTGAACTGGCTAGGCCTTTTTGACTATTCTATGTTGTTGGATTACTCACTATTAAAAACCTATTTCTGGCCGCAGTTGGTTGGTGGCGTTCTGTTTGGTCTGGGTTTTTTAGTTGGAGGCTACTGTCCTGGAACCGCAGTTGTGGGGTTTGTTTCCGGGAAAATCGATAGTGTGGTCTTCCTCATCGGCATGGCCATCGGTATCGACATCTTTGCTTTTGGAATGCCTTTGTGGGGATCCTTTTATAAAAGCTCCGACATGGGGCGGATCACGCTTTGGCAGTACTTTGGAACCTCGATGGAAACCATGGCGATAATAATTACAGTCGCAGCGTTAGGGGCTTTTGTTCTCGCCTGGCTGGCTGAAAAATGGGCCCCATACGACAAATAA
- a CDS encoding molybdopterin-dependent oxidoreductase codes for MKKRGISRRKFLIGSAVGGASLAASSYLNFDAWAANEKASENVKVTPTLCDGCGNWCAIKVYTRGDRVWKAEGIPIAGNNLGRVCAKGHALLHEVYNKDRVKSPLKRVGPNKFEPISWEQAYKEIGAKLQSIKETNGPESLFLLQYPEGNADLCQRFMNALGSPNVFSHASTCFLPRNIGWWVTTGSAKPEHDLAHSRFVVFLGRNIGAGLRLRQLCDLSKAKDRGAHFVTIDPRFSEVAAFSHDWVRIKPGTDLALMLALANVLIQENLYQKDYVNQYTEGFTEWAEQTKQYTTEWAEQKTGVPKEIIRKLAHNLAEAAPRAFIHRGYHGALGTQYKNSFQLVRAVACVNGLLGNFNQRGGMYDPPKVKLGKLDPQKFPKTPELEGPMVDGSGDPDRYPITPMGLGITHAIPELAIVGKLKAGFVYHNNPLRTCPNPARVIEGYKKLDLLVSFDYVLSETASLSHYILPESYYLERDDVVHTNHCYDSHQVAIRQAVIKPLYDTKPMVVILTELAKHVGIGNYFNFTLEEYNRAALAPLGVTLERLKKEGVIDLGGKWEPGPPHFKTPSGKLEFVSSTLKDLNLPAMPEWEEPLVEPDQKNPHSFRLIHGKQAHHTHARTINQEYLKEITLLNDMTRVWIHPDRAKQLGIKDGDCMTISNEVGKGRARAMLTEGIHRDCVFLPSGYGVYSRNLKTAFGFGLSYNDFLPTYFDPMLGHCMSNEIVVRIEKTPA; via the coding sequence ATGAAAAAACGCGGGATTAGCCGAAGAAAATTCCTCATCGGCTCCGCTGTCGGGGGAGCTTCTTTAGCGGCTTCAAGTTATTTGAACTTTGACGCTTGGGCTGCAAATGAAAAAGCTTCAGAGAATGTCAAGGTTACTCCTACACTTTGCGACGGCTGCGGAAACTGGTGCGCAATAAAAGTTTACACTCGTGGCGACCGTGTATGGAAGGCCGAAGGCATTCCCATTGCGGGGAATAATCTGGGTAGAGTTTGCGCCAAAGGGCATGCTCTTCTTCACGAGGTCTACAACAAGGACCGAGTCAAATCGCCTCTAAAACGCGTAGGCCCTAACAAATTCGAACCAATATCGTGGGAACAGGCATACAAGGAAATAGGAGCCAAACTACAGTCGATTAAGGAAACAAATGGACCTGAGTCTCTGTTCTTGTTGCAGTACCCTGAAGGAAACGCGGACCTATGCCAGAGGTTCATGAATGCGCTTGGCTCACCCAATGTTTTTTCTCACGCCAGCACCTGTTTTTTGCCTCGTAACATCGGCTGGTGGGTCACCACCGGTTCAGCGAAACCTGAACATGATCTGGCGCATTCCAGATTCGTGGTGTTTCTGGGTAGGAATATTGGGGCTGGTTTGCGACTTCGGCAGTTATGTGATCTTTCAAAAGCTAAAGATCGCGGGGCGCATTTTGTGACTATTGATCCGCGATTCAGCGAAGTAGCCGCTTTCTCTCACGATTGGGTGCGAATAAAACCGGGAACGGATCTTGCTCTGATGCTGGCGTTGGCTAACGTCCTTATCCAGGAGAACCTTTATCAAAAAGACTACGTTAACCAATATACGGAAGGTTTTACAGAGTGGGCTGAACAGACCAAACAATACACCACTGAGTGGGCTGAACAGAAAACCGGCGTTCCTAAAGAAATCATCAGAAAATTGGCCCACAACCTTGCGGAAGCAGCCCCTCGAGCATTCATTCATCGTGGGTATCATGGGGCGCTGGGAACTCAATATAAAAACAGCTTCCAGCTTGTTAGGGCAGTTGCGTGCGTTAATGGATTACTCGGCAATTTTAATCAACGGGGAGGTATGTACGATCCCCCCAAGGTGAAGTTGGGAAAGCTCGATCCACAGAAATTTCCAAAAACCCCTGAGCTTGAGGGCCCCATGGTTGATGGCAGTGGTGATCCGGACCGTTATCCCATAACCCCAATGGGCTTGGGTATCACTCATGCGATCCCCGAATTAGCCATAGTGGGCAAGTTGAAGGCCGGTTTTGTGTATCACAACAACCCGCTAAGAACATGCCCCAATCCTGCCAGGGTTATTGAGGGTTACAAAAAACTCGATCTACTCGTAAGTTTCGATTATGTCCTTTCAGAAACGGCTTCTTTGTCTCATTACATACTCCCTGAGTCATATTATTTGGAGCGCGATGACGTTGTGCACACCAATCACTGCTATGACTCACACCAAGTGGCGATTAGACAAGCGGTAATCAAACCCCTGTACGATACAAAGCCCATGGTCGTCATCCTTACGGAACTGGCCAAGCATGTAGGAATCGGAAACTATTTCAATTTTACGCTCGAAGAATACAATCGAGCGGCTCTTGCCCCATTGGGAGTAACCCTGGAACGCCTCAAAAAAGAGGGAGTTATCGATCTCGGTGGGAAATGGGAGCCGGGGCCACCACATTTCAAGACTCCTAGCGGCAAATTGGAATTCGTGTCTTCGACATTAAAAGACCTCAACCTTCCAGCAATGCCTGAGTGGGAAGAACCCTTGGTCGAGCCTGATCAAAAGAATCCTCACTCATTCCGTCTGATTCATGGCAAACAGGCCCATCACACTCACGCTCGTACCATCAATCAGGAATATCTCAAGGAAATCACTCTGTTGAACGACATGACACGCGTATGGATCCATCCTGATCGAGCTAAACAATTGGGTATAAAAGATGGGGACTGCATGACCATAAGCAATGAAGTCGGAAAAGGAAGGGCAAGAGCAATGTTAACAGAAGGTATTCACAGGGATTGTGTGTTCTTGCCGAGCGGGTATGGAGTTTATTCAAGAAACCTCAAGACCGCTTTCGGATTTGGGTTATCGTACAATGACTTTCTCCCTACTTATTTCGACCCCATGCTGGGGCATTGCATGTCCAATGAAATTGTTGTGAGGATTGAAAAAACCCCAGCATGA
- the thiL gene encoding thiamine-phosphate kinase — translation MKLKDLGEFGFIDRIARLLTTHDSGIVKGIGDDCAVIRISGDTNLLVTTDLLIERTHFLLDWQSAQTLGSKALSVNLSDIAACGGIPKEAFVSLAIPDRLGIEWLEDFYVGMASLADRFEVSVIGGDTTHSLSDLVINVVVTGLVGIREVLFRNGARPGDIIAVTGRLGDSAAGLESLRKSTSLPSYETSLLIDAHLNPRPHIQEGRKLAQSHVCHAAIDISDGLSSDLGHICEQSGVGAIIFEDKIPVSGPLKKLAQELAVNPFDWVLNGGEDYVLLAAIDKGNFHQLAQFAATDGWTLTEIGEFVSEPGITLSKVSGEKISIRPKGWDHFRS, via the coding sequence ATGAAACTAAAGGATCTGGGAGAATTTGGGTTTATTGACAGGATAGCTCGTCTCCTTACGACTCATGACAGCGGGATAGTAAAGGGTATCGGAGATGACTGCGCTGTAATTCGGATATCCGGGGACACGAATCTTCTTGTCACCACCGATCTGCTGATAGAAAGGACTCATTTCCTTCTGGATTGGCAGTCAGCGCAAACGTTGGGATCGAAGGCTTTGTCCGTGAACCTTTCCGATATTGCCGCCTGCGGCGGGATTCCAAAAGAGGCTTTTGTCAGTCTGGCCATTCCTGACAGGCTAGGCATTGAATGGCTGGAAGATTTTTACGTGGGAATGGCCAGCCTGGCAGACAGGTTTGAGGTGAGCGTGATCGGGGGTGACACGACCCATTCTTTATCTGATCTGGTCATAAACGTAGTTGTAACCGGGTTGGTAGGAATACGGGAAGTACTGTTTCGGAATGGCGCCCGGCCTGGAGATATAATCGCCGTAACCGGTAGATTGGGAGATTCAGCAGCCGGTTTAGAGTCGCTTCGCAAGTCTACCTCACTCCCTTCTTACGAGACATCTTTACTTATTGACGCGCATCTGAATCCAAGACCACACATTCAGGAAGGTCGAAAACTCGCGCAATCTCATGTTTGTCATGCAGCCATAGATATTTCAGATGGCCTTAGTTCGGATCTTGGCCACATATGCGAACAATCGGGAGTTGGAGCGATTATTTTTGAGGACAAAATTCCTGTTTCCGGGCCCTTGAAAAAGCTCGCTCAAGAACTGGCCGTCAATCCTTTCGACTGGGTTCTCAACGGGGGAGAAGACTATGTCCTGCTTGCCGCTATTGATAAAGGAAACTTCCATCAACTCGCCCAATTCGCCGCTACCGATGGGTGGACGCTAACTGAAATAGGCGAGTTTGTTTCAGAGCCCGGCATTACCCTGTCGAAAGTTTCAGGTGAAAAGATCTCCATCAGACCCAAGGGGTGGGATCATTTCAGATCATAG
- a CDS encoding Rieske 2Fe-2S domain-containing protein produces METFNSLTPGAPFFIPQAEAWVIKGKNLTDSFALNDRCTHLGCRYKWNSEKGVFECPCHGSSFDVHGSVLQGPATKPLSRMALTEQSAEILRITEPPTAK; encoded by the coding sequence ATGGAGACATTTAACTCATTGACCCCAGGTGCGCCGTTTTTCATTCCTCAAGCTGAAGCATGGGTGATCAAAGGGAAAAATCTTACCGATTCATTCGCCCTCAATGACCGTTGCACTCATCTCGGTTGTCGATACAAGTGGAACTCTGAAAAGGGTGTATTCGAGTGCCCCTGCCATGGAAGCTCGTTTGATGTTCACGGTAGTGTATTGCAGGGGCCCGCTACAAAACCTTTATCGCGTATGGCCTTGACCGAGCAATCCGCCGAAATTTTGCGCATAACTGAACCACCCACAGCAAAATGA
- a CDS encoding YeeE/YedE thiosulfate transporter family protein encodes MSKPDYAQGYWNPFVAGIALGLVLLLTFYIMGTGLGASGAVARTAAVVTHIVDSQAVEKNAYFKGFYKEGANYPLVDWMVFEVIGVFFGGLVAVLTAKRFRISVGKGATFPTAYRLILAFAGGIVGGIGTRFAMGCTSGQALSGGATMVVGSWVFMMTVFATAFVAAYFVRKEWQ; translated from the coding sequence ATGAGCAAACCAGATTACGCACAAGGTTATTGGAACCCGTTTGTAGCGGGAATTGCATTGGGACTTGTTCTACTCCTCACATTCTACATTATGGGCACGGGCCTTGGAGCGTCCGGAGCTGTGGCCAGGACCGCCGCTGTTGTGACACATATTGTCGATTCCCAGGCGGTGGAAAAGAATGCATATTTTAAGGGGTTTTATAAGGAGGGAGCAAATTACCCTCTTGTTGACTGGATGGTGTTTGAAGTCATTGGCGTGTTCTTTGGCGGCCTGGTCGCGGTTCTTACTGCAAAAAGGTTCAGGATTTCAGTCGGAAAAGGGGCGACATTTCCAACCGCATACCGATTGATTCTTGCTTTTGCGGGTGGGATCGTAGGTGGTATAGGCACACGTTTCGCCATGGGATGTACAAGCGGACAGGCCCTGAGTGGTGGAGCGACCATGGTGGTGGGTAGCTGGGTTTTTATGATGACGGTTTTTGCAACCGCATTTGTCGCAGCTTATTTTGTGAGAAAGGAATGGCAATGA
- a CDS encoding 8-amino-7-oxononanoate synthase, producing the protein MLKELSKNWRLSDEIKALHERGLFRKMPEVSGFPGRFIEVDGQHALNFSSNNYLSLAGNLEILQAFSRAAQIHGVGSTASRLIAGNCPSHRELEEFIGKWKQTEAALVFGSGYQANIGILTSLTDTGDLIISDELNHASIIDGARLSRATISVYKHVDINMAEDALRKQGFRRKILVTESVFSMDGDHAPLRELSSLCLKYGALLVVDEAHATGIYGPSGEGLCAELEVDPDVHMGTLGKATGVSGAYVAGSRDLIDILINRARSFIFTTAPSPAVSAAALKSLEIITSSEGALRRALLKRNVEIMDKKLKQIFPARRNPSHIQPIPVGRSDLTMKMSGLCLNRGLFVQGIRYPSVYEGSARLRLTLMSAHTIEDIEKAYNIIDSLFSGLEK; encoded by the coding sequence ATGCTTAAAGAACTGTCAAAAAATTGGCGCCTGTCCGATGAGATTAAAGCTCTGCATGAGAGAGGGCTTTTCCGTAAAATGCCTGAGGTTTCAGGTTTTCCGGGCAGGTTTATTGAAGTGGACGGTCAACATGCTCTTAACTTTTCCAGCAACAATTACTTAAGCTTAGCTGGGAACCTTGAGATATTACAAGCATTCTCTCGGGCTGCTCAAATCCACGGAGTAGGGTCTACCGCTTCTCGTCTAATAGCGGGAAATTGCCCCAGTCATCGTGAGCTTGAAGAATTCATCGGGAAATGGAAACAGACAGAAGCCGCGTTGGTTTTCGGCAGCGGCTATCAGGCCAATATCGGTATCTTGACATCCCTGACCGATACTGGTGACCTAATCATATCAGATGAGTTGAACCACGCCAGCATCATAGATGGAGCGAGACTTTCCAGGGCTACAATTTCTGTCTACAAACATGTTGACATAAACATGGCGGAGGACGCGTTAAGAAAACAGGGGTTCCGGCGAAAAATCCTGGTGACTGAATCAGTGTTTTCAATGGATGGTGATCATGCTCCGCTTAGGGAACTCTCTAGTTTGTGCCTAAAATACGGCGCCCTTTTGGTCGTGGATGAAGCTCACGCCACCGGGATTTATGGTCCATCGGGAGAGGGGTTGTGCGCAGAGCTTGAGGTTGACCCTGATGTTCACATGGGAACGTTAGGAAAGGCAACGGGAGTAAGTGGCGCTTATGTGGCTGGTAGTCGAGATTTGATTGATATTCTGATAAATCGAGCCAGATCTTTCATTTTCACCACAGCTCCCAGTCCAGCGGTTTCCGCGGCTGCGCTCAAATCCCTCGAAATAATAACTTCTTCTGAAGGCGCCCTTCGGCGCGCTTTGTTAAAAAGAAATGTGGAAATTATGGACAAAAAGTTGAAACAAATTTTCCCCGCCAGAAGGAATCCGAGCCACATCCAGCCTATCCCAGTAGGTCGTTCCGACCTGACGATGAAGATGAGCGGATTGTGTTTAAACAGGGGATTGTTTGTTCAAGGGATAAGATATCCATCTGTTTATGAGGGTTCGGCAAGACTGAGGCTTACTCTCATGAGCGCCCATACTATTGAAGATATTGAAAAAGCATATAACATAATTGATTCTCTTTTCTCCGGGTTGGAAAAATAA
- the thiM gene encoding hydroxyethylthiazole kinase, with protein MRDIAKKAGSLLVQIRQTRPVVHSITNFVVMNSTANVLLAMGASPIMAHALEEIEDISAISDSLVINIGTLSNAWIESMESAAHMAIAKRKPFVLDPVGSGATKLRTSTASNIARFATPTVIRGNASEILSIAQAGYGARGVDSVNTTEDAMEAASGLAASLGTVVAVTGLTDFVTDGLRSVVISGGSSLTSCVTGTGCAASVIVAAFLAVEQDALLASAGALGFFKVVAEKASVKAAGPGSFWVQVLDELHHVTCRDVELGARIESV; from the coding sequence ATGAGAGATATAGCTAAAAAGGCTGGTTCTTTGCTGGTTCAAATTCGGCAAACTCGACCGGTAGTGCACAGTATTACAAATTTCGTGGTCATGAATTCTACGGCCAATGTTCTTTTGGCTATGGGCGCCTCACCGATAATGGCTCACGCTTTAGAAGAAATCGAAGACATATCCGCCATCTCGGACTCCCTAGTTATTAACATCGGGACTTTGTCCAACGCGTGGATAGAATCTATGGAATCAGCAGCGCACATGGCCATAGCAAAGAGAAAGCCTTTCGTGCTCGATCCGGTAGGCTCCGGCGCAACCAAATTAAGAACGAGTACGGCGAGCAACATAGCCCGGTTTGCCACTCCAACAGTAATCAGAGGAAACGCTTCGGAGATCTTGTCCATCGCTCAGGCTGGGTATGGCGCTCGAGGGGTTGACTCTGTTAACACCACTGAGGACGCCATGGAAGCAGCGTCGGGTCTAGCTGCGTCGCTCGGAACTGTTGTAGCGGTAACTGGCCTTACTGACTTTGTAACAGATGGCTTGAGATCAGTTGTCATATCAGGAGGATCATCCCTCACTTCATGCGTCACTGGAACAGGATGCGCAGCGAGCGTAATAGTCGCGGCATTCCTGGCTGTTGAACAGGACGCTCTTCTTGCGAGCGCTGGAGCGCTTGGTTTTTTCAAGGTTGTGGCGGAAAAAGCTTCTGTGAAAGCAGCAGGACCAGGATCCTTCTGGGTTCAGGTTTTGGATGAGCTTCATCATGTGACATGCAGGGACGTAGAACTTGGCGCAAGGATTGAGAGCGTATGA